Proteins encoded in a region of the Isosphaeraceae bacterium EP7 genome:
- a CDS encoding Ig-like domain repeat protein yields the protein MKDWMKSFAGRMGPVLSLKRAERPRRASGGRTIRLKVDGLERREVLSTATVTPFLSVPGQVGASGQTTSVSFQLAPGSVSAGKNASTVFLGFKARPAVSTSATPVVTGVVASGLVKGTLLGSTGNPFLTKVSVPRTGADNYAVTVAGVDPQAVDFALDSFLPGDVNGDLQVDPTDLQIIQSAYGAYLGDSKYNAVADINADGRVGALDKLYATKNLGAKATSVASAPTGAAGTAPVVVTPVTVTTVPPGTPANAIPVTLTPGSATTQTGTIVASGSSLSTNQLYYLVPAGTAQSTSRVGANVTMTQSAASTTFGSPVTFNVGVTSASSGTAVPTGTVTFAENGKTIALVKLVDGAGTFVASSLSAGNPTITATYSGDSLFTPQNSATANVVVNQDSTATKVEIGHYAEGLVLSARVDPGSASAAIPTGSVTVLLDGVVQGTATLSGGSYRWSVPIVNIAKGMSYTVLYLGDTNFTPSTSAPAVIG from the coding sequence ATGAAGGATTGGATGAAGTCGTTCGCAGGCCGCATGGGACCGGTCCTGAGCCTGAAGCGGGCTGAAAGGCCGCGACGAGCTTCCGGCGGTCGAACGATCCGACTCAAGGTCGACGGGCTCGAGCGGCGCGAGGTGCTAAGCACCGCGACCGTCACCCCGTTCCTCTCGGTCCCGGGCCAGGTTGGGGCATCGGGCCAAACAACCTCGGTCTCATTCCAACTCGCTCCCGGGTCTGTCAGCGCGGGCAAGAATGCCTCGACGGTCTTCCTGGGCTTCAAGGCGAGGCCGGCGGTCTCAACGTCTGCAACCCCCGTCGTCACCGGGGTCGTCGCCTCCGGCCTGGTGAAGGGGACTCTTCTCGGGTCGACAGGGAACCCCTTTCTCACCAAGGTCTCGGTCCCTCGAACCGGGGCCGACAATTACGCCGTGACGGTCGCGGGGGTCGACCCCCAGGCGGTTGATTTCGCGCTGGATTCGTTCTTGCCCGGCGATGTGAATGGAGACCTTCAGGTCGACCCGACGGACCTGCAAATCATCCAGTCGGCGTACGGCGCCTACCTCGGCGATTCGAAGTACAACGCGGTCGCCGACATCAACGCCGATGGCCGCGTCGGTGCTCTCGACAAGCTCTATGCCACGAAGAATCTCGGTGCGAAGGCGACCTCAGTCGCATCCGCACCTACCGGTGCCGCAGGAACCGCGCCGGTCGTCGTGACGCCCGTCACGGTGACGACGGTCCCGCCTGGGACGCCCGCGAACGCGATCCCGGTGACTCTCACGCCCGGATCCGCGACCACGCAGACGGGTACGATCGTCGCCTCCGGTTCCTCCCTCTCCACGAACCAGCTTTACTATCTGGTACCGGCCGGCACGGCGCAGTCCACCAGTCGCGTCGGGGCCAACGTCACGATGACGCAATCGGCCGCCTCGACCACGTTCGGGAGCCCGGTTACCTTCAACGTGGGAGTGACCTCCGCGTCGAGCGGAACGGCGGTGCCAACGGGGACGGTGACCTTTGCCGAGAACGGGAAGACCATCGCCTTGGTCAAGCTTGTCGACGGGGCAGGGACGTTCGTGGCCTCGTCGCTGTCCGCGGGGAATCCCACGATCACGGCGACCTACAGCGGCGACTCCTTGTTCACGCCCCAGAACAGCGCCACCGCGAACGTGGTCGTCAACCAGGACTCCACCGCGACGAAGGTGGAGATCGGCCATTACGCAGAGGGCTTGGTGCTCTCGGCTCGGGTCGACCCGGGCTCGGCCAGCGCGGCCATCCCGACCGGCAGCGTCACGGTGCTGCTCGACGGCGTTGTGCAAGGGACCGCAACCCTTTCCGGCGGCTCTTATCGCTGGTCGGTCCCGATCGTCAATATCGCCAAGGGGATGAGCTACACCGTCCTGTATCTCGGGGACACCAATTTCACTCCGAGCACATCGGCCCCCGCGGTCATCGGCTGA
- a CDS encoding serine hydrolase, whose product MKTSLFSALVACSVALGLGAGPPSAGLPRSSPEAQGLSSLGILAFVDAVDKSVDSLHGLIIVRHGQVVSEGWWAPYDSTTPHSLFSLSKSFTSTAVGLAIADGKLSVDDQVLKFFPEDAPTDPSKNLQAMRVSDLLRMSTGQQEEPPRKPDQSWTKAFLAQPVPFKPGTHFLYNTSATYMLSAIVQKVTGMTVLDYLKPRIFEPLGIENPTWGTSPQGITLGGYGLSVRTEDIAKFGQLFLQKGVWQGKQLVPESWVDAATAMQTSNGSNPKSDWDQGYGYQFWRSRNNAYRGDGAFGQYCVVLPEQDAVIAINAGLKDMQSVLDLVWEHLLPAMKPSALPANDALVGKLKARLEGLSMRPQDGSKSPGKLSGKTYTFPENERKIESIKLVDDGKGDGATLVIRTDGEERTIACGRGSWTRGRTAFMAPHEQACAASGAWTADDTYKAKICLYETPFVVTTTLKFNGDELTLDLDSNVGFGQTTQKQLVGKAK is encoded by the coding sequence ATGAAGACTTCCCTCTTCTCCGCGCTGGTTGCTTGTAGCGTTGCACTCGGTCTTGGGGCCGGGCCGCCTTCCGCGGGCCTGCCACGCAGCAGTCCCGAGGCGCAGGGCCTCTCGTCACTGGGAATTCTCGCGTTCGTCGATGCCGTGGACAAGTCGGTCGACTCGCTCCACGGGCTCATCATCGTCAGGCACGGGCAGGTGGTGTCCGAGGGATGGTGGGCGCCCTATGACTCGACCACCCCGCATTCGCTCTTCTCGCTGAGCAAGAGCTTCACCTCAACGGCCGTGGGACTGGCCATCGCCGACGGTAAGTTGAGCGTCGACGATCAGGTCTTGAAATTCTTTCCCGAGGATGCCCCGACCGATCCCAGCAAGAACCTCCAGGCGATGCGCGTCAGCGATCTCCTGCGGATGTCGACCGGGCAGCAGGAAGAACCCCCGCGGAAACCCGATCAATCGTGGACGAAGGCCTTCCTGGCCCAGCCCGTGCCGTTCAAGCCGGGCACCCACTTCCTGTACAACACCTCGGCCACTTACATGCTCTCGGCCATCGTCCAGAAGGTGACGGGCATGACGGTCCTGGACTATCTGAAGCCCCGAATCTTCGAGCCGCTGGGCATCGAGAATCCGACCTGGGGGACAAGCCCGCAGGGCATCACGCTTGGCGGCTATGGCCTGAGCGTCCGGACCGAAGACATCGCCAAGTTCGGCCAACTCTTCCTCCAGAAAGGGGTCTGGCAGGGCAAGCAGCTCGTCCCCGAGTCGTGGGTCGACGCTGCCACCGCGATGCAGACGTCCAATGGCAGCAATCCCAAGAGCGACTGGGACCAGGGTTACGGCTACCAGTTCTGGCGAAGTCGCAACAACGCCTACCGTGGCGACGGGGCATTCGGCCAATACTGCGTCGTACTGCCTGAGCAGGATGCGGTGATCGCCATCAACGCGGGCCTGAAAGACATGCAGTCGGTGCTCGACCTGGTCTGGGAGCATCTCCTCCCGGCCATGAAGCCCTCGGCCTTGCCCGCGAACGATGCACTCGTCGGGAAGCTCAAGGCCAGGCTCGAAGGACTCTCGATGCGCCCGCAGGACGGCTCGAAGTCGCCCGGGAAATTGTCCGGCAAGACGTATACGTTCCCCGAGAACGAGAGGAAGATCGAATCGATCAAGCTGGTCGATGACGGCAAAGGCGATGGGGCGACGCTCGTCATCAGGACCGACGGCGAAGAGCGGACGATTGCCTGCGGCCGTGGCTCCTGGACCAGGGGACGGACCGCCTTCATGGCTCCACACGAGCAGGCATGCGCCGCCAGCGGCGCCTGGACCGCCGATGATACGTACAAGGCAAAAATCTGCTTGTATGAAACCCCGTTCGTCGTGACAACAACCCTGAAGTTCAACGGAGACGAACTGACCCTCGACCTCGACTCGAACGTCGGCTTCGGCCAGACGACGCAAAAACAACTGGTCGGCAAGGCAAAGTGA
- a CDS encoding primary-amine oxidase: protein MAGICNLLGRLAGAALLSSLMLVGDSSSIAEDNPPKVAADVEHRHPLDPLDPDEIRLAVATLRSEKTISEDFRFVSISLKEPAKVLLQKPPGGGRINREACLVLLDRASGRGYEATVNLTSKSVSRFEPLPPGIQPGIMLDEFAECEEAAKKSPAFLEALKKRGIEDPKLVMVDAWSAGHYGNEPEEDKGKRIVRSLSWIRYGEADNGYAHPIEGLVTVIDLNRKEVVRVEDHGVVPIPQKPGNWSGKALPAPRTGLKSLEVSQPDGPSFEVKGQEVSWQKWAFRVGFNPREGLVLNTVAYDGRPIMFRGSIAEMVVPYGDPKVSAYRKSVFDLGEYGVGMLANSLELGCDCLGTIRYFDGHLADNLGRPVTIKNAICVHEEDSGMLWKHTDWRTGQSEVRRSRRLAVSMIANVGNYDYGFYWYFYQDGTIQLEVKLTGIVNTQALHPGEVAGFGTEVSPGLNAPNHQHFFNARLDLDVDGEINTAQEVNTRSLPEGPQNPYGNAFIAEATPLAKEMEARRNTAPLSGRFWRFVNETKKNGMGGPVGYRLCPGETTLPYALPSSALLRRAGFLTNNVWVTPYRADERYPAGEYPNQNPEDSGLGKWTKADRNVAATDLVVWYNFGQTHIPRIEDWPVMPVTSVGFQLKPDGFFDANPALDAPAPKH from the coding sequence ATGGCAGGCATCTGCAATCTCCTCGGTCGTTTGGCTGGGGCCGCCCTCCTCTCGTCCCTTATGCTCGTCGGCGATTCGTCCTCGATTGCCGAGGACAACCCTCCGAAAGTCGCGGCGGATGTCGAGCACCGACATCCACTCGACCCGCTCGACCCCGACGAGATCCGCCTGGCGGTCGCCACGCTTCGCAGTGAAAAGACGATTTCCGAGGACTTTCGGTTCGTGAGCATCTCGCTCAAGGAACCCGCCAAGGTCCTGCTTCAGAAGCCGCCCGGGGGCGGTCGCATCAACCGTGAGGCGTGCCTGGTCCTGCTGGACCGGGCGAGCGGGAGAGGCTACGAGGCCACCGTGAATCTGACGAGCAAGTCGGTCAGTCGGTTCGAGCCGCTGCCGCCGGGCATCCAGCCGGGCATCATGCTCGACGAGTTCGCGGAGTGCGAGGAGGCGGCCAAGAAGAGCCCGGCGTTCCTGGAGGCGCTCAAGAAACGCGGGATCGAAGACCCGAAGCTCGTGATGGTCGACGCCTGGTCGGCGGGGCATTACGGAAATGAGCCCGAGGAAGACAAGGGAAAGCGGATCGTCCGGTCGCTGAGCTGGATTCGCTACGGCGAGGCCGACAATGGCTATGCCCACCCCATCGAGGGGCTCGTGACCGTCATCGACCTGAACCGCAAAGAGGTCGTGCGGGTCGAAGACCACGGCGTCGTGCCGATCCCGCAGAAGCCTGGCAACTGGAGCGGCAAGGCGCTGCCCGCCCCTCGCACCGGCCTGAAATCGCTGGAAGTCTCGCAGCCCGATGGGCCGAGCTTCGAAGTGAAGGGGCAGGAAGTCTCCTGGCAGAAGTGGGCCTTCCGCGTCGGATTCAACCCCCGCGAGGGCCTGGTCCTCAACACGGTCGCCTATGACGGCCGGCCGATCATGTTCCGCGGTTCGATCGCCGAGATGGTCGTCCCCTACGGAGATCCGAAGGTTTCGGCCTATCGCAAGAGTGTCTTCGACCTCGGCGAGTACGGCGTCGGCATGCTGGCAAACTCGCTGGAACTGGGCTGCGACTGCCTGGGGACGATCCGCTACTTCGACGGACACCTGGCCGACAATCTCGGGCGGCCTGTGACGATCAAGAACGCGATCTGCGTGCACGAGGAGGACTCGGGCATGCTCTGGAAGCACACGGACTGGCGGACCGGCCAGTCCGAGGTCCGCAGGTCGCGCCGGCTGGCGGTCTCGATGATCGCCAATGTGGGCAATTATGACTATGGGTTCTACTGGTACTTCTATCAGGACGGGACGATCCAGCTCGAGGTGAAGCTCACCGGGATCGTGAACACCCAGGCCCTCCATCCGGGCGAGGTGGCCGGGTTCGGGACCGAGGTCTCGCCGGGCCTGAATGCGCCCAATCATCAGCACTTCTTCAACGCGAGACTCGATCTGGACGTCGACGGCGAGATCAACACGGCCCAGGAGGTCAACACACGAAGCCTCCCCGAAGGCCCGCAAAACCCCTACGGCAATGCATTCATCGCCGAGGCGACCCCGCTAGCCAAGGAGATGGAAGCACGACGCAATACGGCACCTCTGTCGGGACGGTTCTGGCGTTTCGTCAACGAGACGAAAAAGAATGGGATGGGAGGGCCGGTCGGCTACCGCCTCTGCCCGGGCGAGACGACCCTGCCGTACGCGCTTCCTTCGTCGGCCTTGCTCAGGCGTGCCGGCTTCCTGACCAACAACGTCTGGGTCACCCCGTACCGCGCCGACGAGCGATACCCGGCGGGCGAGTATCCCAACCAGAACCCCGAGGACTCGGGGCTGGGAAAGTGGACGAAAGCGGACCGAAATGTTGCCGCGACCGACCTCGTCGTCTGGTACAACTTCGGACAGACTCACATCCCACGCATCGAGGACTGGCCGGTCATGCCGGTCACTTCCGTCGGCTTCCAGCTCAAGCCCGACGGGTTCTTCGACGCGAATCCGGCCCTCGACGCTCCGGCTCCGAAACACTGA
- a CDS encoding prolyl oligopeptidase family serine peptidase, whose amino-acid sequence MERRLHDLTRRLDALRRGEGQKDQRDRLADAEVFAKGIAWGLRYDTTFTTADQTLLKTALERCQGRLASLEAGQAPWTVRKGKVVRGFVSAVDGSVQPYAVIVPASYDRTRPIRLDVVLHGSSKPVGMSELRFMARFDEVEGNELGANAPDCDYIELHPLGRVENGYRWAGESDVFEAIEATCRNYAVDRDKIVLRGMSMGASGAWHLGLKHPDRFAALGPYCGYVDTHEFSKTPLPTFVEVGKLPSDQEKMLHMLDSVDYAANAGMVPSIACMGEKDVFFQAHEIMGRAMAKEGLPMVNIISPGTGHVLDSVTHAEQMRRIGEIIGKGRVHPREHVRFVTWTLKYSRCDWLQVLGMGEHYARAELDAKFGINGTVELAEPKNVSRFAILPPVASALKTIRVGGAVVQVPDHRDGTERSGIVLGKEGGRWSYLGALDRLELVGKRPGLQGPIDDAFTAPFLCVRGTGTPWDPAVQAWAEANMKRFSHEWRQYFRGELPIKDDTAVTEDDARRFNLILFGDPGSNSWIARVLPKLPIRWTREECAIGGLSVPSAGHSPVLIQPNPLGAGRYVVLNSGHTFHEKELATLNYLLFPRLGDWAVVKVRGKHSSDPSGPSGEDVVRDGFFDEQWAAPRLKDDRAGSGQ is encoded by the coding sequence TTGGAACGACGACTCCACGACTTGACGCGACGGCTTGATGCCTTGCGGAGAGGCGAGGGGCAGAAGGATCAGCGAGATCGCCTGGCCGATGCGGAGGTGTTCGCCAAGGGCATCGCCTGGGGGCTGAGATACGACACGACCTTCACGACGGCCGACCAGACGCTCTTGAAGACAGCCCTCGAGAGGTGCCAGGGTCGGCTCGCCTCGCTCGAGGCTGGCCAGGCGCCCTGGACAGTGAGGAAGGGGAAGGTTGTTCGCGGCTTCGTCTCGGCGGTGGACGGATCGGTCCAGCCTTATGCCGTCATCGTGCCCGCAAGTTACGATCGGACTCGGCCCATCCGGCTCGACGTGGTGCTCCACGGCAGCAGCAAACCCGTGGGCATGAGCGAACTACGCTTCATGGCCCGCTTCGACGAAGTGGAAGGGAACGAACTCGGCGCAAACGCCCCCGACTGCGACTACATCGAGTTGCACCCGCTCGGCCGGGTCGAGAACGGCTATCGCTGGGCCGGCGAATCCGACGTATTCGAGGCGATCGAGGCGACCTGCCGGAACTACGCCGTGGACCGGGACAAGATCGTCCTGCGAGGAATGTCGATGGGGGCCTCCGGGGCCTGGCACCTCGGGCTCAAACACCCCGACCGTTTCGCGGCCCTGGGGCCCTATTGCGGTTACGTCGACACGCATGAATTCTCGAAAACCCCGCTGCCAACCTTCGTCGAAGTCGGCAAGCTCCCTTCCGACCAGGAAAAGATGCTCCACATGCTCGACTCGGTCGACTACGCCGCCAACGCGGGCATGGTCCCGAGCATCGCCTGCATGGGCGAGAAGGACGTCTTCTTCCAGGCCCACGAGATCATGGGCCGGGCGATGGCGAAGGAGGGGCTGCCGATGGTCAACATCATTTCCCCGGGGACCGGCCACGTCCTCGACTCCGTCACGCACGCGGAGCAGATGCGACGCATCGGCGAAATCATCGGCAAGGGGCGGGTGCATCCCCGCGAGCACGTCCGGTTCGTCACCTGGACGCTCAAGTACAGCCGGTGCGACTGGCTCCAGGTCCTCGGGATGGGCGAGCACTACGCCCGCGCCGAGCTTGATGCGAAGTTCGGCATTAACGGAACGGTCGAGTTGGCGGAGCCGAAGAATGTCAGCCGCTTCGCCATCCTGCCTCCGGTGGCATCGGCATTGAAGACGATCCGGGTCGGGGGGGCGGTGGTCCAGGTTCCAGATCACCGAGATGGTACGGAGCGATCCGGCATCGTCCTCGGCAAAGAAGGCGGCCGGTGGTCCTATCTGGGCGCGCTCGACCGCCTGGAACTGGTCGGCAAGCGGCCCGGTTTGCAGGGGCCGATCGACGACGCGTTCACTGCCCCGTTCCTCTGCGTCAGGGGCACCGGCACGCCCTGGGACCCCGCCGTGCAGGCGTGGGCTGAAGCCAATATGAAACGGTTCTCTCACGAGTGGCGTCAGTATTTCCGCGGCGAACTGCCGATCAAGGACGACACCGCCGTCACCGAGGACGACGCCCGCCGGTTCAACCTGATCCTCTTCGGAGACCCCGGGAGCAACTCGTGGATCGCTCGTGTGCTGCCCAAACTGCCGATTCGCTGGACGCGTGAGGAGTGCGCGATCGGCGGCCTGAGCGTTCCCTCCGCCGGTCACTCGCCCGTCCTGATCCAGCCGAACCCGCTCGGCGCGGGTCGCTATGTGGTCCTCAACAGCGGGCATACGTTCCATGAGAAGGAACTTGCCACGCTGAACTACCTCCTCTTCCCCCGCCTGGGAGACTGGGCCGTCGTCAAAGTTCGTGGCAAGCACAGCAGCGACCCGTCCGGGCCATCGGGAGAAGATGTCGTCCGCGACGGTTTCTTCGACGAACAGTGGGCCGCTCCCCGGCTCAAGGATGATCGGGCTGGGAGCGGTCAGTAG
- a CDS encoding prolyl oligopeptidase family serine peptidase, with protein MARGFRWLGMATVSTFMVFLPSAARAQAERSEVPKHQDPVIQGVQDHIDRLCESHDARLAKIDGPETLTRELTRARARFLSLLDLDLDTPRRPPAVTPAGVLDFPEYRVEKLIIEAAPGVPVPCNLYVPKSGPTRKPTLLSPHGHSGRDRPIYQNAYQRFAKAGFIVLAKDGWGKQERRGTGHGEAGGQLALTGTELLALEVFDNIRCLDYLLTRPDVDGERLGMAGISGGGSQTLYTMAVEPRLKAASPTCAVTTFRADLADTTMCVCELAHDILTVGDHGLFLAMAYPRPLLVVNGTRDPIFPVAGARSAFAQAKRLYAADGREEAVEFAEFDAPHEWTDAMIDRQIGWFRRQFGLTELASLPPGDGPRDADLFGCYADGDLPEGSLTLSDLNRSRLRSAGAGSDTAARGRMLEADRERLASTIRRRWSGEPSLPSRIERRDLGPDPRSGGPRERLSWTSGLGGDVTAVVTRPAGGDEVGQVVIHLEDRDRPEPQLERLYWDDRVKDHAVLVTLAYTGAALDANREGQLGSALTASGRSLLAERARDLSVALLVLRDRGFVTDQRRVSLVAHGFDGVLLLASAPLLPPGVCLVLDRTSLSYIAGAETDFATCRLIAPPYHWSILPGLGNDHDLVELLDLAHPRRVLLTHPLDAAQRTLGLNELAVLLGQLTRTDRSHVEAMTCERTRAEVHRRITELVTASP; from the coding sequence ATGGCGCGTGGATTCCGGTGGCTGGGAATGGCAACCGTCTCGACCTTCATGGTCTTCCTCCCCTCGGCGGCCCGCGCGCAAGCGGAGCGATCGGAAGTCCCGAAGCATCAAGATCCGGTGATCCAAGGCGTCCAGGACCACATCGACCGGCTCTGCGAGTCGCATGACGCACGGCTCGCGAAGATCGACGGCCCTGAGACGCTCACACGCGAACTCACACGGGCCCGGGCGCGATTCCTTTCGCTGCTGGACCTCGACCTGGACACACCTCGCCGTCCTCCCGCGGTGACTCCGGCTGGAGTCTTGGATTTCCCGGAGTACCGCGTCGAGAAGCTGATCATCGAGGCCGCGCCGGGGGTGCCCGTCCCCTGCAATCTCTATGTGCCGAAGTCGGGACCGACGCGTAAGCCGACCTTACTCTCTCCGCACGGCCACAGTGGACGCGACCGGCCCATCTACCAGAACGCCTATCAGCGATTCGCCAAGGCGGGTTTCATCGTCCTGGCCAAGGACGGCTGGGGCAAGCAGGAGCGGCGGGGCACCGGGCACGGCGAGGCGGGGGGTCAGCTCGCACTGACGGGCACCGAGTTGCTGGCGCTGGAAGTATTTGACAACATCCGCTGCCTGGACTACCTGCTGACCCGGCCCGACGTAGACGGCGAGCGACTGGGCATGGCCGGCATCTCCGGAGGGGGAAGCCAGACACTTTATACGATGGCGGTCGAGCCGAGGCTCAAGGCCGCGTCCCCCACCTGTGCCGTGACGACCTTCCGCGCAGACCTGGCCGATACCACGATGTGCGTCTGCGAGCTGGCCCATGACATCCTCACCGTGGGCGACCACGGACTTTTCCTGGCGATGGCCTATCCAAGGCCTCTCCTTGTGGTCAACGGCACGAGGGACCCAATCTTTCCGGTGGCGGGAGCCCGATCGGCCTTTGCCCAGGCGAAGCGGCTCTACGCGGCGGATGGCCGGGAAGAGGCCGTTGAGTTTGCTGAATTCGACGCCCCGCACGAGTGGACCGACGCGATGATCGACCGGCAGATCGGTTGGTTCCGGCGTCAGTTCGGTCTGACCGAGCTAGCGAGCCTGCCCCCCGGCGATGGTCCCCGAGACGCCGACCTCTTCGGCTGCTACGCAGACGGCGACCTCCCCGAGGGCTCGCTGACCCTCTCGGACCTCAATCGATCACGATTACGAAGTGCGGGGGCGGGCAGTGACACGGCCGCTCGAGGGCGGATGCTCGAGGCCGACCGCGAGCGGCTCGCGTCAACGATCCGTCGCCGCTGGTCCGGCGAACCCTCCCTGCCCTCGCGCATCGAGCGTCGGGACCTCGGCCCGGACCCGAGGAGCGGTGGCCCCCGCGAGCGGCTTTCCTGGACCTCGGGCCTGGGCGGGGACGTCACGGCCGTCGTCACTCGACCGGCCGGAGGAGATGAGGTAGGGCAGGTCGTCATTCACCTCGAGGATCGGGACCGACCCGAGCCACAGCTCGAACGTCTCTACTGGGACGACCGAGTGAAGGATCACGCCGTTCTGGTCACGCTTGCGTACACCGGCGCGGCTCTCGACGCGAACCGCGAGGGGCAGCTCGGATCGGCGCTGACGGCCTCGGGCCGTTCGCTGCTCGCCGAGCGAGCCCGCGATCTGTCGGTCGCATTGCTCGTCCTGCGCGACCGTGGGTTCGTCACGGATCAACGACGGGTGTCGCTGGTCGCTCACGGGTTCGACGGCGTACTTCTCCTGGCCTCGGCTCCACTGTTGCCGCCGGGGGTCTGCCTGGTGCTCGACCGGACTTCGCTTTCCTACATCGCCGGTGCAGAGACTGACTTCGCGACCTGTCGCCTGATCGCCCCGCCCTATCACTGGTCCATTCTTCCCGGCCTCGGGAATGACCACGACCTGGTCGAACTCCTGGATCTCGCCCATCCCAGGCGAGTCTTGCTGACCCACCCGCTCGACGCGGCCCAGCGAACCCTTGGCCTCAACGAACTCGCCGTTCTTCTTGGTCAGCTGACTCGCACGGACCGGTCGCACGTCGAGGCCATGACCTGTGAGCGGACGAGAGCCGAGGTCCACCGTCGCATCACCGAGTTGGTCACCGCGTCCCCTTGA
- a CDS encoding DUF1080 domain-containing protein, producing MNLRPLGLAAGLALTFSMLSNARAVEGTEPPKGFVALFNGKDMTGWHGMPHFDPRKLAAMTDEERSRQIAVWTEDARKHWTVEGGELVNDGHGAYLTTDKEFGDIELLIDYKTVAKADSGIYLRGTPQVQIWDATPGGPSKAIGSEKGSGGLFNNSPGTPGRDPLVVADKPFGEWNHLRIIQIGARTTVYLNDTLVVDHATMENYWDRSAPLLARGVIQLQTHGAEIRWRNLFLREIPAVEANTILSAAGAKAFTPIFDGKSVDGWAGAVQNYEVVDGLIRCKPGKGGVLYHPKELSNFVARVEFKVPAGGNNGLAIRYPGHGNTSSTGMCELQILDDTADQYAKLDPRQYNGSIYGMVAARRGYLRPVGEWNFQEVTVNGPRIKVELNGTVIVDADVSKITEFKSGTPHPGKDRTSGYFGFAGHNDPVAFRNVLIKPLD from the coding sequence ATGAACCTCCGTCCCTTAGGCCTCGCCGCCGGCCTGGCCCTGACCTTCAGCATGCTGTCCAATGCCCGCGCCGTGGAAGGGACCGAGCCGCCGAAGGGTTTCGTCGCCCTGTTCAATGGCAAGGACATGACGGGCTGGCACGGGATGCCCCACTTCGACCCCCGCAAGCTCGCCGCGATGACCGACGAGGAACGGTCCAGGCAGATCGCCGTGTGGACCGAGGACGCCAGGAAACACTGGACGGTTGAGGGGGGCGAACTGGTCAATGACGGCCACGGCGCTTACCTGACAACCGACAAGGAGTTCGGCGACATCGAGCTCCTCATCGACTACAAGACCGTCGCCAAGGCCGACAGCGGCATCTACCTCCGCGGTACTCCTCAGGTTCAGATCTGGGACGCGACCCCCGGCGGGCCCAGTAAGGCCATCGGGTCGGAAAAGGGCTCGGGCGGCCTGTTCAACAACAGTCCCGGAACTCCTGGCCGCGACCCCCTCGTCGTGGCCGACAAGCCGTTTGGTGAGTGGAACCACCTGCGGATCATCCAGATCGGGGCGAGGACGACGGTTTACCTGAACGACACGCTGGTCGTCGACCATGCCACCATGGAGAACTATTGGGATCGCTCCGCTCCCCTGCTGGCGCGGGGCGTGATCCAGCTCCAGACCCACGGCGCCGAGATCCGCTGGCGCAACCTCTTCCTCCGCGAGATCCCCGCCGTTGAGGCGAACACAATCCTCTCCGCAGCCGGCGCGAAGGCCTTCACCCCCATCTTCGACGGCAAGTCGGTCGACGGCTGGGCTGGCGCGGTCCAGAACTATGAAGTCGTCGACGGCCTGATTCGCTGCAAGCCCGGTAAGGGCGGCGTGCTCTACCATCCCAAGGAGCTTTCCAACTTCGTGGCGCGGGTCGAGTTCAAGGTGCCGGCCGGCGGCAATAACGGCCTGGCAATCCGATACCCCGGCCATGGGAACACCTCATCCACCGGCATGTGCGAGCTTCAAATCCTCGATGACACGGCCGACCAATACGCCAAGCTCGACCCTCGCCAGTACAACGGCTCGATCTACGGGATGGTCGCCGCCAGGCGAGGCTATCTGCGACCGGTGGGCGAGTGGAACTTCCAGGAAGTCACGGTCAATGGGCCGAGGATCAAGGTCGAGCTGAACGGGACGGTGATCGTCGATGCCGATGTCAGCAAGATCACCGAGTTCAAGAGCGGAACTCCCCACCCGGGCAAGGACCGCACATCGGGCTATTTCGGCTTCGCAGGGCACAACGACCCCGTGGCATTCCGCAACGTCCTGATCAAGCCGCTGGATTGA